The Vibrio aphrogenes genomic interval CCAACTGAGAAATGGGAAGTCTTTTAGTTAAGGGAAGGGCTTATTGAGAGTGACTCGGCTCTTCACTCGGCTCTCGAGCGAAGCGTCCTCGCGACTCGTCACTTCGCGGTTACGAGAACTGATTCATGGTATTATTGTCCCCCGATGCTTTTAGTGCTTGCTCACCCGAGAAGTATTCTTTGTGATCGTCACCAATGTTCGAACCTGACATATCTTGGTGTTTTACCGACGCTAAACCTTGACGAATTTCTTTCCGTTGAACCCCAGCCACATAAGCCAACATGCCTTGCTCACCAAAGTAATCTTTCGCCAAGTTGTCAGTAGACAGCGCCGCGGTGTGATAGGTGGGTAGCGTGATCAAATGGTGGAATATTCCCGCTTGCGCTGCCGCATCACGTTGGAAGTTTTGAATCTTCTTATCTGCCGCCAGTGCTAACTCTGAACCGTCGTATACTTGGTTCATCAGTTGGTCACGCTCATAGGTTGAAACGTCTTTGCCTTCTTCACTCCATGCATCAAACACTTGCTGACGGAAGTTAAGCGTCCAGTTAAACGATGGGCTGTTGTTGTAAACTAACTTGGCATTAGGGATAACCTCACGGATGCGGTTGACCATGCCAGCAATTTGCCCTATGTGTGGTTTTTCGGTCTCAATCCATAGCAAATCAGCACCGTTTTGTAGCGAAGTGATGCAATCGAGTACCACGCGATCTTCACCTGTGTTGGGTTTAAAGCGAATCAAGCCATTAGGCAGACGAGTTGGTCTAATGACCGCCTCACCTTGTTTTAAGACCATGTCGCCAGAGTTTAGCTCAGACAATGAAGTGATCTCCACGCCATCAATGTAAGCGTTGTATTGATCAGCTAAGTCGCCCGGGGTTTGCGAAACCGGAATTTTTTGCGTCAGGCCGGCGCCGAGTGAGTCGGTACGCGCCACAATGACACCATCTTCTACGCCAAGTTCGAGAAATGCGTAGCGAACAGCATTGATTTTCGCTAAAAAGTCTTCATGTGGTACGGTTACTTTGCCGTCTTGGTGACCACACTGTTTGGCATCCGATACTTGGTTTTCGATTTGAATACAGCAGGCTCCCGCTTCAATCATTTTCTTCGCGAGCAAGTAAGTGGCTTCTTCGTTACCAAAACCAGCGTCGATATCGGCAATGATAGGCACCACATGGGTTTCAAAGTTATCGATTTGGTTTTGTAGCGCCTGAACTTTGACTTGATCGCCTGCTGCTTGGGCGCTATCGAGTTCTTTAAATAGATGGTTCAATTCACGGGCATCGGCTTGTTTTAAGAAGGTGTATAGCTCTTCAATTAACATCGGTACTGAGGTTTTCTCATGCATCGATTGGTCTGGCAAAGGACCGAAATCGGAGCGCATCGCCGCCACCATCCAGCCTGAAAGATAGAGGTAACGGCCGCGGGTGGTTTCAAAGTGCTTCTTAATCGAAATCATTTTTTGTTGGCCGATAAAACCATGCCAACAGCCCAGAGATTGGGTGTAGTTAGCACAGTTTTGGTCGTAAGCATTCATATCTTCACGCATGAGTTTGGCAGTGTAGCGGGCGATGTCTAGCCCTGAACGGAAGCGATTTTGCAAACGCATACGTGCTACATATTCTGGTGTGATGGCATTCCAAGTGGCATTTCCTTCAATTGCCTTGGTTGCTTCAGAGAGTTGGCTCTTATAGCTATTTGGAGAGGTTGTATTTGGCATAATGATTCCCTTCTTGTTTCGTTATCGGATAGTCAAATGGTTGTTGTCGATTTCTTATTAGTAGTAACTTAGTTTGTGTTCTTTAATTGGTTCCTGGTTCCTGGTTCCTGGTTCCTGGTTCCTGGTTTCTAGGTACGAGTTGCGAGGACGCTGCGCTCGGGAGCCGAAAAGAATGGTTGACATTAGGTAGTCTCGCCACACAATCCTCTCGGCTCTCGGCTCTCGGCTCTCGGCTCTCGGCTCTCGGCTCTCGGCTCTCGGCTCTCGGCTCTCGGCTCTCGGCTCTCGGCTCTCGGCTCTCGGCTCTCGGCTCTCGGCTCTCGGCTAGGGTCTTAATTCGTTCTTCGCCCAAACTCGATATTGATGCAACAACG includes:
- a CDS encoding isocitrate lyase yields the protein MPNTTSPNSYKSQLSEATKAIEGNATWNAITPEYVARMRLQNRFRSGLDIARYTAKLMREDMNAYDQNCANYTQSLGCWHGFIGQQKMISIKKHFETTRGRYLYLSGWMVAAMRSDFGPLPDQSMHEKTSVPMLIEELYTFLKQADARELNHLFKELDSAQAAGDQVKVQALQNQIDNFETHVVPIIADIDAGFGNEEATYLLAKKMIEAGACCIQIENQVSDAKQCGHQDGKVTVPHEDFLAKINAVRYAFLELGVEDGVIVARTDSLGAGLTQKIPVSQTPGDLADQYNAYIDGVEITSLSELNSGDMVLKQGEAVIRPTRLPNGLIRFKPNTGEDRVVLDCITSLQNGADLLWIETEKPHIGQIAGMVNRIREVIPNAKLVYNNSPSFNWTLNFRQQVFDAWSEEGKDVSTYERDQLMNQVYDGSELALAADKKIQNFQRDAAAQAGIFHHLITLPTYHTAALSTDNLAKDYFGEQGMLAYVAGVQRKEIRQGLASVKHQDMSGSNIGDDHKEYFSGEQALKASGDNNTMNQFS